The following DNA comes from Babylonia areolata isolate BAREFJ2019XMU chromosome 31, ASM4173473v1, whole genome shotgun sequence.
GACCACAGTGACCACAGTCAGCACAGTCAGCAGTGCCCACGGGGCCAGACATCCCTGGGACACAGTGTGGACGGTGACCATGTTGGAGCAGGAGGCCCTGTACGTGACGGCAGTGAGGGTGTGGCAGGTGTGCGGGCCGGTGGTTCTGGCCCTGGGCACTGTGGGGAACGTGCTGAGCGTGGTGGTGCTGCAGACACTGCCCGGGGACGCCGTGCTGGCCTCCGTCACCGTGTACATGACGGCCCTGGCGCTGTCCGACACCCTGCTGCTGTACTCCGGTCTGCTGAGGAGGTCCCTGCAGTACGGACTGCACTTGGACATCAGACTGCTCCACGACGTCCTCTGCAAACTGGACATCTTCCTCGTCTACCTGTCCGCCATGACGTCATCCTGGTTCCTCGTGGCCATGACCATGCAGCGGGCCGTGTCGGGCATGTGTCCTCACCGTCACGCTGTGCTGGGCACCCGGCGCAAAGCTCAGGTATGCCGTCACTGCTTCCTTCACTTCCAGGGCCTGCTTCGtcattctgtgttctgtgtccttaaccctgtcctcactctgtgttctgtgtccttaaccctgtcctcactctgtgttctgtgtccttaaccctgtcctcactctgtgttctgtgtccTTAACCCTGTCTTcactctgtgttctgtgtccttaaccctgtcctcactctgtgttctgtgtccTTAACCCTGTCCTCGCTCTGTGTTCTGTGTCCTTAACCCTGTCCTcactctgtgttctgtgtccTTAACCCTGTCCTCACTCCATACAGTGTCCTTAACCCTTTCCTCACTTCATAGTGTCCTTAACCCTGTCCTCACTCCATAGTGTCCTTAACCCTTTCCTCACTCCATCTTGTGTCCTTAACCCTGTCCTCACTCCATAGTGTCCTTAACCCTGTCCTCACTCCATCTTGTGTCCTTAACCCTGTCCTCACTCCATAGTGTCCTTAACCCTGTCCTCACTCCATCTTGTGTCCTTAACCCTGTCCTCACTCCATACTGTGTCCTTAACCCTGTCCTCACTCCATCTAGTGTCCTTAACCCTGTCCTCACTCCATCTTGTGTCCTTAACCCTGTCCTCACTCCATAGTGTCCTTAACCCTTTCCTCACTCCATCTTGTGTCCTTAACCCTTTCCTCACTCCATAGTGTCCTTAACCCTGTCCTCACTCCATAGTGTCCTTAACCCTTTCCTCACTCCATCTTGTGTCCTTAACCCTTTCCTCACTCCATCTTGTGTCCTTAACCCTTTCCTCACTCCATAGTGTCCTTAACCCTTTCCTCACTCCATAGTGTCCTTAACCCTTTCCTCACTCCATAGTGTCCTTAACCCTGTCCTCACTCCATATAGTGTCCTTAACCATTTCCCCACTCTATATTGTGTCCTTAACCCTTTCCTCATCGTTTATTGTGTCCTTAACCCTTTCCTCACTCCATACTGTGTCCTTAACCCTTTCCTCACTGTGTATTGTGTCCTTAACCCTTTCCTCACTCCATACTGTGTCCTTAACCCTTTCCTCACCGTGTATTGTGTCCTTAACCATTTCCCCACTCTACATTGTGTCCTTTTCTTCTCAAACTGCTCCAGAAACAGGTTTGTGGGAGAATGCATCAATGGATCCAGAGCTATCTCTTCTAAAGATCTGCTCGCGTGAAGCTCGATGGCCACCTGAGCAGACTAGTCTAGATTGAAGAAGGAGGCTCACAGGGCAGCTTGGTATCACCTACCCTTTTCGCCATCTTCATTGACGATGTCGTTGACCAGCTGTCGATGCATATCTCCAGATCCCTCCATGCAGACGATCTAGCTAGCTGGTTGGCCACAAGCAGAACAGATCTCCACAGCAACCTGCAGGATGCAAGTAGCCCTGAACAGCATTGCCACATGGTCAAAAGAGTCGTTGGTCACAATCAACAGGACCAAGACAGAAGCCACCTGCTTCTCCCTGTCTCCAAAGAAAGAGACCTTCACTCCAGATTAAGGAGAGTCGATCCCTCAACAGGACACGCCCACCTACCTCGGTGTGAAATTGGACTGTAGATTACCCTGGTCTTCTCACATCAGCACCGCCGAGAGCAAAGCCATGGCCGTGATGAAGAAACTGGCCGGCACCAAGTGGGGAGCTAACATGAAGATCCTGACTCAAGTTTACACAGGATCAGTCGGACCTCATGTGGAGTATGCCTCCAACGCCAGGGCAACAGCAGCAAAGTCTAGCACAGAACCCTTGGCCAAAATCCAGAACGCCAGTCTGCGCCTCATTACAGGTGGCATGAAGACCACACCCATCAATGCTATGGCAGGGACTGCTGGACTCATGTCTCTGGAAGAGAGTAGAGATGAGAGACTGCTTCGCCAGAGTGAGAAGATGAAACTGCTTCCATCACACCCTCTGTCCAGGCCCCAACCAAGAATAGGCTGAAGCGCAGAAACACAAACCACCTCGTCAAGGCCCTCCACCAGACCCATGGCCAGTGCTTGCCTGACAGGAACCAACCTGTTGAACCCCTGCAAGACTTTGAAGACTGGTCACTAGATGTCCCCCCTGCTGTCTTTGACATCCCCGGCATTCAGAGCAAAGGCCAGTTCCTGGATGTTGAACTGAAGCTGCTGACCCTGGAAGCACTGGATAGGGACTACCCGAGCACCACCTGGACCTGTGTATACACAGACAGTTCTGCCGAGAATGCTGTTAGGAACGGGGGAGGTGATGTATACATCCGATTCCCAGATGGCAGCTCGGTGAGGCATCCCATTGCTACTGGCCTCACCTCAACAAATTTCAGAACCGAAGCATCTGCGCTGATAGCTGCAGTTAACTCCTCAACCAGAGAGACAATCTGCCTGACCACAGTCTTCCTCACCGACTGCCGAGCTGTCCTACAAAGCCTCCAGACCAGAGTAAGGGACAAAACTTTGCAAGACATCCAGTCTGAGATGCAGGCCCTAAGTGCCAGAACCACAACGGTCCTGCAGTGGATCCCCTCTCACTACGGCATTGCAGGAAATGAAAAGGTAGACAAGCTCTCAAAAACTGGAAGCAAGCTCACCCAATCTGCCCACCCCCTCAGTTTTGGGGATGCAAAGACCATTCTGcgcagccacttcagaaacagtTGGTGAGAACGGCTACATCTAGGACCAGAGGAGGACAacatccatcaactgggtcgagctcagcaagtcatcttCCTCAGACTGTgaacaggccactgccagctcctctcccatctctgcaaactgaaaatttcccacacagactaATGTCCGTGTGACACTACTCCTCAaacagcccatgtcctgcaagactgccctatacacaaagagctgaggcgaCAGAtttggcccagtcccgcagcgctccagggCAAGTTGTGGGGAATggctacagagctccagcggactgcggacttcgcaacctactctggactgaccgtctgaacatggcctgggaacgctgatgAAGAAGAAGTGTCCTTAATCCTTTCCTCACTTTATATTTGATCCTTTTCTCACTCTGCATTCTGTCAAACCCTTTCCTCTGTATCCTGTGTCATTAACCCTTTCCTCTGTATGCTGTGTCATTAACCCTTTCCTCTGTATGCTGTGTCATTAACCCTTTCCTCTGTATCCTGTGTCATTAACCCTTTCCTCTGTATGCTGTGTCATTAACCCTTTCCTCTGTATCCTGTGTCATTAACCCTTTCCTCTGTATGCTGTGTCATTAACCCTTTCCTCTGTATCCTGTGTCATTAACGCCTACTCTCCCTGtctgcatacacactcacagacaggtgTCTTTTTTTCCAGTGCCGAGCTCGCAGTCCACATCAAATAACAAACACCTCAACACAGAAACTGTTCTCTGCCCATCTTAATGAAGGTGCTGTTAttttggtggtgtcagtgtagtgtcagacaggtcccctttcccttcccccactTTCTTGGAATCCAGTCTGCTGAGCGCCTGTGGTGGGTGTCAACGTTAAACCCGAATGGAACTAACCACCATTACTTTTATCGGAGCATATCAGCAAAATGTGAATTCTCTCAGCACACATACATTTATGGAAATCCTACTTGGCTGAACTTTGATTTGACGATGAAGATGTAGTCCCCAATCAGTTCATGTCAATCACAGCAAATTACATGACAATCTTACTCTTAAAAATACAGCCTGAAACAAAGTAAGTTCTTATTAAGAATTTGCTCTGGATTAAAAGTCATCCCACGCGGATATTCTCGGCAGGAAAACTTTACCcattccccacacacctcacGAAAAATTTGGCTCTTCCTCCTGAATAAGATTTCTCCCATGAAGAATTAACCACACAGGCTTTTAACCCCTCCAGTTTCTTGTATGTTAGCTTATCACAAGCAGTGAGAAAATGCTGAAGAAAAAAGCTGTGTGGAGGTGAAGGTCATACAAGGTTGCTGGGACAGATCTTCAATATTTACCTGTATCACAAGAACAGAGAACACATTCACATGACGTGACCATTTCTGTGCAGGGTAGGGGTGAGGGCAAACATCTGACTTTCACCTTGCAATAATCAACTACCTAGCAATGCATCAGCTAGCAGACATTTCATTCATATACCCACCTTTCACTTGACAATTTCTGAACTAATTCAATATGTATGTTAATGTTATTGATTGATCTACTAAGGGAAATAACTATTAACGCTAACGACTACAGATCTTGTTTTCATGTATTATGATAAGGTGCAGTTTTATATGACAAACATATTACTTGCTTTTTATTCCTTTGTGTTTATGTTCCTTATCCCAAatatcacgcacacgcacacgcacacacacacacacacgcacacatttcatAGAGAAGTGGTAAAGGGGACTGAAAGTGAAATTGtcctgtctgtttgctgtgtgttcaGACCAGTGTGTGCCACAGAACTGCAATCCCTCCCTGACTGTTACAGCTGACGGTGATGCTGATCGTCATCGTACTGGCAGTGATCAACGCTCACTTTTTGGTGGCGCCGTCTCTCCACACTGACCCAGTCACGTCCCTCTTGACGTGCGGGATCAACGGCAGCGAGAGGTCATTGCAATATTACATCACGTTTGTCTTTCCCTGGATCGACATGACCTTGACCTCTGCCCtgccctctgtcctcctcctcgtgACCAACACAGGCCTGGCCTTCACCTTGGTTCAATCCTCGCGTCGTCTGAATGACCACGCGGCCAACACTCCAGGCTCCAACAGCGCCACAAGGCGCACCAAAGCGGCGTCAGCGCTGACGTTGAAGCTGATTTGCGTGTCGGTGACGTTTCTGTGTCTGACGCTACCCGTGTTGACAGTCATCTTGATCAACATCTACGACACTGGTGACGACAACGACGTGTCTGCCCAGGCCCGGTGGGAGCTGATCACGGCGGTGTGTCACCTGCTGTGGTACACCAACTCCGCCATCAACTTCTACCTGTACTGCCTGATGGGCCGGCGCTTCAGGGCACAGTGCTCACATCTCGTCACTCTGCAGTGGCTGAGGAAGCGGTGACTGTTGGAGAAGGAGGAAATCCGATGCTGTTGTCTGTGTGGCATTGTGAGGATATCCcctggttgttgtctgtgtggcattgtgaggatatcccctggttgttgtctgtgtggcattgtgaggatatcccctggttgttgtctgtgtggcattgtgaggatatcccctggttgttgtctgtgtggcattgtgaggatatcccctggttgttgtctgtgtggcattgtgaggatatcccctggttgttgtctgtgtggcattgtgaggatatcccctggttgttgtctgtgtggcattgtgaggatatcccctggttgttgtctgtgtggcattgtgaggatatctaatggttgttgtgtgtggcattgtgaggatatctaatggttgttgtgtgtgtggcattgtgaaAATATCCCCTAGTTGTCTGTGTGGGATTGCGATGGTATCCCCTGGTTGTCTGTGTGGGGTTGTGAGGATATCCcctggttgttgtctgtgtgggattGTGAGCATATCTcctggttgttgtctgtgtgggattGTGAGGATATCTactggttgttgtctgtgtgggattGTGAGGATATCTactggttgttgtctgtgtgggattGTGAGCATATCTcctggttgttgtctgtgtgggattGTGAGGATATCtactggttgttgtttgtgtgggatTGTGAGGATATCTACTGGTTGTTTGTGTGGGATTGTGAGGATATCTcttggttgttgtctgtgtgggattGCAAGGATATCTcctggttgttgtctgtgtgggattGTGAGGATATCTCCTGGTTGTCTGAGTGGGATTTTGAGGACATTTACTGGTTGTCTGTGTGGGATTGTGAGGATATCTACTCTACTGGCTGTTGTCTATGTGGGATTGTGAAGATATCTATTGGCTGTTGTCTGTGCAGGATTGTGAGGATATCCTCTGGTTGTTGTCTTGTGTGGGATTGAGAGGATATCCcctggttgttgtctgtgtgggattGTGAGCATATCTcctggttgttgtctgtgtgggattGTGAGGATATCTactggttgttgtctgtgtgggattGTGAGGATATCTactggttgttgtctgtgtgggattGTGAGCATATCTcctggttgttgtctgtgtgggattGTGAGGATATCtactggttgttgtttgtgtgggatTGTGAGGATATCTACTGGTTGTTTGTGTGGGATTGTGAGGATATCTcttggttgttgtctgtgtgggattGCAAGGATATCTcctggttgttgtctgtgtgggattGTGAGGATATCTCCTGGTTGTCTGAGTGGGATTTTGAGGACATTTACTGGTTGTCTGTGTGGGATTGTGAGGATATCTACTCTACTGGCTGTTGTCTATGTGGGATTGTGAAGATATCTATTGGCTGTTGTCTGTGCAGGATTGTGAGGATATCCTCTGGTTGTTGTCTTGTGTGGGATTGAGAGGATATCTCCTGGTTGTCTGTGTGGTATTGTGAGGCTATCtactggttgttgtttgtgtgtgattgtgaggaTATCTcctggttgttgtctgtgtgggattGTGAGGATATCTcctggttgttgtctgtgtgggattGTGAGGATATCTCcttcttgttgtctgtgtgggattGAAAGGATATCTCCTGGTTGTTGTCTTGTGTGGGATTGAGAGGATATCTCCTGGTTGTCTGTGTGGTATTGTGAGGCTATCtactggttgttgtttgtgtgtgattgtgaggaTATCTcctggttgttgtctgtgtgggattGTGAGGATATCTcctggttgttgtctgtgtgggattGTGAGGATATCTCcttcttgttgtctgtgtgggattGAAAGGATATCTCCTGGTTGTCTGTGTGGGATTGTGAGGATATCTcctggttgttgtctgtgtggcatTGTGAGGATATCTCcttcttgttgtctgtgtgggattgtgaggatatctcctggttgtctgtg
Coding sequences within:
- the LOC143276029 gene encoding cysteinyl leukotriene receptor 1-like, which gives rise to MLEQEALYVTAVRVWQVCGPVVLALGTVGNVLSVVVLQTLPGDAVLASVTVYMTALALSDTLLLYSGLLRRSLQYGLHLDIRLLHDVLCKLDIFLVYLSAMTSSWFLVAMTMQRAVSGMCPHRHAVLGTRRKAQLTVMLIVIVLAVINAHFLVAPSLHTDPVTSLLTCGINGSERSLQYYITFVFPWIDMTLTSALPSVLLLVTNTGLAFTLVQSSRRLNDHAANTPGSNSATRRTKAASALTLKLICVSVTFLCLTLPVLTVILINIYDTGDDNDVSAQARWELITAVCHLLWYTNSAINFYLYCLMGRRFRAQCSHLVTLQWLRKR